A region of Domibacillus sp. DTU_2020_1001157_1_SI_ALB_TIR_016 DNA encodes the following proteins:
- a CDS encoding Gfo/Idh/MocA family oxidoreductase: protein MMLNGEKKIERPLRWAMVGGGRLSQVGYKHRTGALRDNTAFQLVAGAFDIDPARGKEFGINLGVASDRCYEDYETMFEEEAKREDGIEAVSIATPNGTHYDITKAALEAGLHVICEKPLFFTTEEGLEIKALAEEKGKIVGVTYGFSGNQMLLQMRAMIEKGDIGEIRMVELQYTHGFNATDEADKYSDAQKWRVDPKIAGPSFVLGDLSTHTYYMSQLILPNMKIKKLLCDRQSFISSRAPLEDNAYVLMHYENGAVGRLWTSSVNAGCMDGHRIRIVGSKASLEWWDSKPGELSYEIQGQPAQTLIRAMPYLDETCHADERLGALHVEGLSDAWANIYLKFAIAMDAKNRGDQETLDNLVYPDIDAGIEGIRWIEHCVRSADQGAVWVDFKYEQETQFI from the coding sequence ATGATGTTGAATGGAGAGAAAAAAATCGAACGACCGCTTCGCTGGGCAATGGTAGGCGGAGGAAGGCTCAGCCAGGTGGGATACAAGCACCGCACGGGAGCACTTAGAGACAACACAGCCTTTCAATTAGTAGCGGGCGCATTTGACATCGATCCTGCCAGAGGAAAGGAATTTGGCATCAATCTCGGTGTAGCGTCCGACCGCTGCTACGAGGATTATGAAACCATGTTTGAAGAGGAAGCGAAACGAGAAGATGGCATTGAAGCCGTGTCTATCGCAACCCCGAACGGCACGCACTATGATATTACAAAAGCGGCCCTGGAAGCAGGCCTCCACGTAATCTGCGAAAAGCCCTTATTTTTCACAACTGAAGAAGGACTGGAGATTAAAGCGCTCGCAGAAGAGAAGGGGAAAATAGTGGGCGTCACGTATGGATTCTCCGGCAACCAAATGCTTTTACAGATGCGGGCGATGATTGAAAAAGGGGATATTGGCGAGATCCGCATGGTAGAGCTACAGTATACACATGGCTTTAATGCAACAGATGAAGCAGATAAATACAGCGATGCACAAAAGTGGCGAGTGGACCCGAAGATTGCAGGGCCAAGCTTTGTTTTAGGTGATCTTTCGACTCATACGTACTACATGTCACAGTTAATCCTGCCCAACATGAAGATTAAGAAACTGCTTTGCGACCGTCAAAGCTTTATCAGCAGCCGTGCTCCGTTGGAAGACAATGCTTATGTGCTAATGCATTATGAAAACGGGGCAGTAGGCAGACTATGGACATCTTCTGTGAATGCAGGGTGTATGGATGGCCACCGAATTCGTATTGTCGGTTCAAAAGCAAGCCTGGAATGGTGGGACAGCAAGCCGGGCGAACTATCTTATGAAATTCAGGGGCAACCTGCGCAAACACTGATCCGGGCGATGCCTTACCTCGACGAAACTTGCCATGCAGATGAACGCCTGGGTGCTTTGCACGTAGAAGGCCTGTCTGACGCATGGGCAAACATTTATCTTAAGTTTGCGATTGCCATGGATGCAAAAAATCGCGGCGATCAAGAAACGCTGGACAATCTTGTTTATCCGGATATTGACGCAGGAATCGAAGGCATCCGCTGGATTGAGCATTGTGTACGTTCGGCTGACCAGGGTGCCGTCTGGGTTGATTTTAAATATGAACAGGAAACACAGTTCATCTGA
- a CDS encoding sensor histidine kinase: MKHVLKEMEHYFKLTVLNSIQRKLMGTLLLVMMVPLIIFMLISTQISRGTVESSEISSNKSRVELSGSYLEEQIRWYDEFLFDALVDEQLVPSISSVEDINTVNIFNRQSYIKDKLFGLFNGRDDTTSASLVSFEENQLYKVESNDFFVFPYLDSPVPPQNKEAIFGVDQKTGSFSFERYIYRFEDQRAVGKIQINVSFSFMDHIAENLKSNEGEHILLLDSKGNALYNPDHINLTKEFSRQLAEQAEHRAYAIEKENYYFLQPIMDRKLTILKMVPKEVMLTGAVHIGRSGLFILIVSMILTAILSVVVSNQVARPIVSLTKAMERVEETDFRVDMKVERTDEIGILHRKYKEMIDRIRDLIEKNYKRELETRDAQFLALQAQINPHFLYNTLQVIGGMAVKNGAGDIYKMTQKLALMFRYITNKQGDLVPLREEITHLKNYLYIQQVRFGEKISIQLFVDESINEALIPLLSLQPIIENSFKHGFETQVEQGVIKIDIQEIFDEIEITIEDNGAGMSEERLREVRKKLQQEGFSEQRSIGLKNVDARIKLYFGREYGIDVDSENSYYTKVTIRIPSKQKEVAA, translated from the coding sequence GTGAAGCATGTACTAAAAGAGATGGAGCATTATTTTAAATTAACGGTTTTAAACAGCATTCAGCGAAAATTAATGGGAACACTGTTGCTTGTCATGATGGTTCCGCTTATTATCTTTATGTTAATTTCGACACAGATTTCAAGAGGAACCGTAGAATCCTCAGAGATTAGTTCAAACAAATCAAGAGTGGAGCTTTCTGGCAGTTACCTGGAAGAGCAAATACGCTGGTATGATGAATTTTTATTTGATGCCCTTGTGGATGAACAGCTGGTGCCCAGCATTTCCTCAGTTGAAGATATTAATACCGTTAACATTTTTAACAGACAGTCGTACATAAAAGACAAGCTTTTTGGATTATTCAATGGCCGAGATGATACGACCTCGGCATCTCTTGTTTCATTTGAAGAAAACCAGCTTTACAAAGTAGAAAGCAACGACTTTTTCGTTTTTCCTTATCTTGATTCACCAGTTCCGCCCCAAAACAAAGAGGCTATTTTTGGTGTAGACCAGAAAACAGGCAGCTTTTCTTTTGAGAGGTATATTTACCGCTTTGAAGATCAAAGAGCTGTCGGAAAAATTCAAATCAACGTTTCATTTTCTTTTATGGACCATATTGCAGAAAACCTGAAAAGCAACGAAGGCGAACACATTTTGCTTTTAGATTCAAAAGGGAACGCGCTTTACAATCCGGACCATATCAATCTTACAAAAGAATTCAGCCGTCAATTGGCAGAGCAGGCCGAACATCGGGCGTACGCGATTGAAAAAGAAAACTATTATTTTCTGCAGCCGATCATGGATAGAAAATTAACCATTTTAAAAATGGTGCCGAAAGAAGTGATGCTTACAGGAGCTGTGCATATTGGCCGGTCTGGTCTATTCATTTTGATTGTCTCGATGATCTTAACAGCTATATTGTCCGTAGTAGTATCAAACCAGGTGGCAAGACCGATTGTTTCGTTAACGAAAGCGATGGAGCGTGTGGAAGAAACCGATTTTCGTGTAGATATGAAAGTGGAGCGCACGGATGAGATTGGTATTCTTCATCGTAAATATAAAGAGATGATCGACCGGATACGGGATTTGATCGAAAAAAATTATAAGCGCGAGCTGGAAACAAGGGACGCTCAATTTCTGGCTTTGCAGGCGCAAATCAATCCGCACTTTCTTTATAATACCCTTCAAGTAATTGGGGGGATGGCTGTCAAAAACGGAGCAGGCGATATTTATAAAATGACACAGAAGCTGGCGCTCATGTTCCGCTACATTACCAATAAGCAGGGCGATCTTGTACCGCTTCGGGAAGAAATCACCCATTTGAAAAACTATTTATATATTCAGCAGGTCCGTTTTGGAGAAAAAATTTCGATTCAGCTGTTTGTAGATGAATCCATCAACGAAGCCCTGATTCCGCTTTTGTCCCTGCAGCCGATTATTGAAAACTCTTTTAAGCATGGCTTTGAAACCCAGGTGGAGCAAGGAGTTATCAAAATAGATATCCAGGAAATCTTCGATGAAATTGAAATTACCATCGAGGACAATGGAGCAGGTATGAGTGAAGAACGGCTTCGGGAAGTCAGAAAAAAACTGCAACAGGAGGGATTCTCTGAACAGCGGAGCATTGGACTGAAAAATGTGGATGCGCGCATCAAACTATATTTTGGCAGAGAGTACGGCATTGATGTGGACAGCGAAAACTCTTATTACACGAAGGTTACCATTCGAATTCCATCAAAACAAAAGGAAGTGGCAGCATGA
- a CDS encoding response regulator produces the protein MTTLLIVDDEHWTRDTVKTLVDQELWGISQLDEAENGEQAIEKIQKKCPDIIITDMKMPGIDGIGLLDVLKNDYPEIPVIVLSGYQDFMYTRQAIKAKAVEYLPKPVDREELNQAFGKAIMEKRKLEQQQISYPLFAFKQPAISSLLDPFYATLAFSLKELNEKQFESTVEQFLAELPENLKQNEAFHFRFHQQFLVLMEEVMKQHNVTLEELGFERKDFMYDPAVPIETELINMQAVGKTVIQKIREGARQKTRINLDDIKYYIEENYSSPELSLGMISKKFYVSKEYLTTAFKKKFGCNITEFIIEYRMNKAKELVQTTTLQYKTISSMIGYEDVSYFYRLFKKVHGSSPGSVRKD, from the coding sequence ATGACAACACTACTCATTGTCGATGATGAGCATTGGACACGGGATACAGTTAAAACACTTGTGGATCAAGAGCTGTGGGGGATCAGCCAGCTGGATGAAGCTGAAAATGGGGAACAGGCTATTGAGAAAATACAGAAGAAATGCCCGGATATTATCATAACCGATATGAAAATGCCGGGAATAGACGGAATTGGCCTGCTGGACGTGTTAAAAAACGACTATCCCGAAATACCTGTGATTGTGTTAAGCGGCTATCAGGATTTTATGTATACGCGCCAGGCAATCAAAGCAAAAGCCGTTGAATACCTGCCAAAACCTGTTGATAGAGAGGAGCTCAACCAAGCATTTGGAAAAGCTATTATGGAAAAGCGAAAACTGGAACAGCAGCAGATCAGCTATCCATTGTTTGCCTTCAAACAGCCCGCCATTTCATCGCTATTGGATCCTTTTTATGCTACACTTGCGTTTTCCTTAAAAGAGTTGAATGAAAAACAGTTCGAATCAACCGTTGAGCAGTTTCTCGCAGAGCTTCCCGAAAATTTAAAGCAGAATGAAGCCTTTCATTTCCGTTTTCACCAGCAGTTTCTCGTGTTAATGGAAGAAGTGATGAAACAGCATAATGTCACGCTAGAAGAGCTGGGATTTGAACGAAAAGATTTTATGTACGATCCCGCGGTCCCGATCGAAACGGAACTGATCAATATGCAAGCAGTCGGGAAAACCGTTATTCAGAAAATAAGGGAAGGAGCCAGACAAAAAACACGGATTAATTTGGACGATATTAAGTACTATATCGAAGAAAATTATTCTTCCCCCGAATTGTCGCTCGGTATGATCTCCAAAAAGTTTTATGTCAGTAAGGAGTATTTAACGACCGCTTTCAAAAAGAAGTTCGGATGCAATATTACCGAATTCATCATCGAATACCGCATGAATAAAGCAAAAGAGCTAGTCCAAACAACCACTCTTCAATATAAAACGATCAGCAGCATGATCGGCTATGAAGACGTTTCTTATTTTTACCGGCTGTTTAAAAAAGTCCATGGAAGTTCACCAGGATCGGTGCGAAAAGATTAA
- a CDS encoding ABC transporter substrate-binding protein encodes MKMKKALTLPIVSVLFAGMLAGCSGESNSAGGSSSGDSDQVELKVFIGQPRFKEQYETYIDQFVAKQKQEGRDVTVKLELPSVNEADELLKTRLASGDSPDVFALHAINDIPVYDKAGYLEDLSNEPFVEKLYDTVSPAVTKDDRVLAVPLETLQWGYIYNKDLFKKHGVELPTTLTEMKAVVKKFEDAGVTPFINAYKDSYIPQLFLPLTVGALESTTDKGFVEKMNQDKASFAELKDDMFPIIDLVHEHGTDRPFEVGQDQGAAAFAAGEAAMWVQGPWMAESLMSTNPDFNFGVAPLPINDDPNATLIDLSTSTSLAVSKQSEVKEVAKDFMNYVLDEQDSSEFYESLGFNPVSDVHTFKPYPWLVDSTKYVEEGKVYQDPLIPAAVKSASEKLMQSYYAGDASKNEVIEGLDQAWQEYNKLNK; translated from the coding sequence CTGAAAATGAAAAAAGCGCTTACACTACCGATTGTCTCTGTTTTATTTGCTGGAATGCTGGCAGGCTGCAGCGGGGAAAGCAATTCCGCGGGTGGTTCGTCATCAGGTGATTCTGACCAGGTAGAGCTGAAAGTATTTATTGGACAGCCGCGATTTAAAGAACAATATGAAACTTACATTGACCAGTTTGTGGCTAAGCAAAAACAAGAAGGCCGCGACGTAACCGTAAAATTGGAACTTCCAAGTGTGAACGAGGCAGACGAGCTGCTGAAAACCCGCCTCGCTTCCGGCGACAGTCCGGATGTGTTCGCGCTTCATGCGATCAATGATATTCCTGTTTACGATAAAGCGGGATACCTAGAAGATCTATCAAATGAGCCATTCGTTGAAAAGCTGTATGATACGGTATCGCCTGCGGTAACAAAGGATGATCGCGTGCTGGCTGTACCGCTCGAAACGCTTCAATGGGGTTACATATACAATAAAGACTTATTTAAAAAGCACGGAGTAGAGCTTCCAACAACGCTCACAGAAATGAAAGCGGTTGTAAAAAAGTTTGAAGATGCAGGTGTGACACCATTTATTAATGCTTACAAGGATTCTTACATTCCACAATTATTCCTGCCATTGACGGTTGGGGCGCTAGAAAGCACGACCGATAAAGGATTTGTCGAGAAAATGAATCAAGACAAAGCGTCATTTGCAGAGTTAAAAGATGACATGTTCCCAATTATCGATCTGGTTCATGAACATGGCACCGATCGTCCATTTGAAGTCGGGCAGGATCAGGGAGCAGCTGCTTTTGCCGCAGGTGAAGCAGCTATGTGGGTACAGGGTCCATGGATGGCAGAATCGTTGATGTCTACTAATCCTGATTTTAACTTTGGGGTAGCGCCGCTGCCTATTAATGATGATCCAAATGCCACTCTGATTGATCTGAGTACATCTACATCCCTGGCCGTTTCAAAACAGAGTGAAGTAAAAGAGGTAGCGAAGGACTTTATGAACTATGTGCTTGATGAGCAGGACTCAAGTGAGTTTTATGAAAGCCTTGGCTTTAATCCCGTTTCAGATGTTCATACATTTAAGCCTTACCCGTGGCTTGTAGATTCAACGAAATATGTAGAAGAAGGAAAAGTCTATCAGGATCCATTAATTCCAGCTGCCGTGAAATCAGCTTCTGAAAAATTAATGCAAAGCTATTATGCAGGCGATGCATCGAAGAACGAAGTGATTGAAGGTCTGGACCAGGCATGGCAGGAGTACAACAAACTAAACAAATAA
- a CDS encoding sugar ABC transporter permease — MTVKAINDKKENSVSAHRKEKRLRTKSSHLSLILFVLPAFVFYFVFLFIPMVGAGVYSFTDWNGLNPSYNFVWFDNYIEAFKDDEAFRHSFFFTLKYTIVVFFIQNIIALLLALLIESRVRSKGFFRTIFFMPNMLSLIISSFMFSFIFSNVFPELSQKAVFSFLDQAWIGDPDVSFYSIVIVSLWQGIGYMMIIYMAALQGVPKQLKEAAMIDGANVFQRLRHVVLPMIMHAITICSFLTLNGAFKVFDVVYALTQGGPGTSTQVMALNIYQEAFSNNFRFGYANSKAMILFLVVLVITIIQVSISKRKEVEA; from the coding sequence ATGACGGTTAAAGCCATCAATGACAAAAAAGAAAACTCAGTCAGCGCACACAGAAAAGAAAAAAGATTAAGAACGAAAAGCAGTCATTTAAGCCTGATTTTATTTGTTCTTCCTGCCTTTGTTTTTTACTTCGTTTTCTTATTTATTCCAATGGTTGGTGCGGGTGTTTACAGTTTCACAGATTGGAATGGCTTAAATCCTTCTTATAATTTTGTCTGGTTTGATAACTATATTGAAGCTTTTAAAGACGATGAAGCGTTTCGTCATTCTTTTTTCTTTACTCTGAAATACACCATTGTCGTTTTCTTTATTCAAAATATCATCGCACTGTTACTGGCATTGCTAATTGAGTCAAGAGTAAGATCAAAAGGGTTTTTCCGGACCATTTTCTTTATGCCAAATATGCTCAGCTTAATTATCAGTTCGTTTATGTTTTCTTTTATTTTTTCAAATGTATTTCCAGAGCTTTCTCAAAAAGCTGTTTTTTCCTTTCTTGATCAGGCCTGGATTGGAGATCCGGACGTTTCCTTTTATTCCATTGTGATCGTGTCGCTCTGGCAGGGAATTGGCTACATGATGATCATTTATATGGCAGCACTGCAGGGAGTACCGAAACAGCTGAAGGAAGCAGCGATGATTGATGGAGCCAACGTATTTCAGCGGCTGCGCCACGTTGTTCTGCCGATGATTATGCATGCGATTACGATTTGCTCGTTCTTGACGCTGAATGGTGCCTTTAAAGTGTTTGACGTTGTTTATGCGTTAACGCAAGGAGGACCGGGAACATCCACGCAGGTGATGGCGCTGAACATTTACCAGGAAGCTTTTTCAAACAACTTCCGTTTTGGCTATGCCAATTCAAAAGCAATGATTTTGTTCCTCGTTGTTCTTGTCATCACCATTATTCAAGTCAGTATTTCAAAACGCAAGGAGGTTGAAGCGTAA
- a CDS encoding carbohydrate ABC transporter permease — MKENKAASWSVNTVLILFAVVSFFPIYMSVINSFKSQAEIFTSVLALPKEFTFDNYIGVFKELNLLDSAVNTLIVTVIGLAGIVICGSLAGYKLARTSGKFSNFIFMLFIASMLVPFHSIMITLSQIAKGVGAQGSLIGLGLIYIGLGVNMAVFLYHGFVKAIPKELEEAAKIDGCNDFQIFTKIIFPLLKPITATILVLNVLWLWNDFLLPLIMLTDVNNYTLMLSINMLFGQYAADWPKILASLVLTALPVIIFYAIFQKYILEGIADGAIK; from the coding sequence ATGAAAGAAAACAAAGCGGCTTCATGGTCAGTGAATACCGTATTGATTCTTTTCGCAGTCGTCTCGTTTTTTCCGATTTATATGTCTGTGATTAATTCTTTTAAATCACAGGCGGAAATTTTCACATCAGTTCTGGCCCTTCCTAAAGAATTCACTTTTGATAATTATATTGGTGTTTTTAAAGAGCTCAACCTGCTCGACAGTGCAGTGAATACCCTCATTGTAACGGTAATCGGCCTTGCCGGAATTGTGATCTGCGGCTCTCTTGCCGGCTATAAGCTGGCCCGCACATCAGGAAAGTTCAGCAATTTTATCTTTATGCTGTTTATTGCTTCTATGCTCGTTCCGTTTCATTCGATTATGATCACGCTCAGCCAAATCGCAAAAGGAGTGGGTGCGCAGGGGTCGTTAATCGGTCTTGGCTTAATCTACATCGGTCTTGGAGTAAATATGGCTGTGTTTCTTTACCACGGATTTGTTAAAGCCATTCCAAAAGAGCTGGAAGAGGCGGCTAAAATCGATGGCTGCAATGATTTTCAAATTTTCACGAAGATTATTTTTCCGCTTTTAAAACCGATTACAGCAACGATTCTCGTATTAAATGTTCTCTGGCTCTGGAATGACTTCCTGCTGCCGCTGATTATGCTGACAGATGTAAACAACTACACGTTAATGCTGTCAATCAATATGCTATTCGGCCAATACGCAGCAGACTGGCCGAAAATTCTAGCGTCGCTTGTGCTGACAGCACTTCCGGTGATTATCTTTTATGCCATCTTCCAGAAATACATCCTGGAAGGTATTGCAGATGGAGCCATTAAATAA